gctgctgtgctttccAAGGTTTTGCCccccatcttttaaaattcacaAGCTGAGGGAGCGCACCAGACCTGAAAGGGAGGCAAAAGCCCatttggaaaatggaaaaggaagctGGCGCTCAAAGCAACACGCACAAGCCAAGGGCCGTAAGGAGCCTGGTGTCAAAGCAAGAGCAATACCCACCTCTCCACGTTAACTGGAGGAGCAAGAACCTTGGCTGCTTCAGTAGAGCGCTTGCCTACAGAAGTCATgatgttttctccttctgatTTCAGTTTGTCCACAAAGTTGTCCACCTCCTTCCCCTTTGCGCCGAGTTTCAGAGCCTTACTGGGACCTGAGGgcctgaagaaaaggcagaggaattTCCTGGTCAGCTCAAGCAGCAGAGCCCTCTTCCTCAGACACCTCAGAGTGCTGTAGCCTGACTATCCCAAATACATGGCCTTCACCCCCACAGTGTTTTCGAAGGAGAAGGCACATGAAATCCATGACCTTGTGTGACAGGATGCCGAGTTACAAATAATATTTGGATTCTGAGTATTATCAGTGGCCGGGTCCTCTTTCTCCCTCATAATGAGGAGACCATCAAGGGCTCCAGAGAGCCTACGGGACGCTGGAGTGGCACACAGCACAAATATGTCTCGGTAATAAAAGGGGGTCTCAGGAATGGGCAATGGACACCGGCACACCAGCACACTGATACTAAAAGCTTAACGTGCACAGATGGCAAAGCCGCAGGAGGCTTTCCAATGGCAGGACCCACCTGGCAGGCGCCGGTGCCACCTTGGGCTTTTCCGTTTCGATGATGGTCTCCGTGATCATTGCTGCCGTTATGCCTCCAGACACAGCCGAGCTACCAAAGCCACCAAATCCAGGTGCCTTTTTGCCCTGTCTCTCTGCATCCCTCCTGGCCTGCTGTAACTCCTTCGCTTTGCGGCGCATCTCAGCTTTTGCTTCGCGCTCCTGAGTCTGAAGCAAGAGACAAAAGGCTGACAGGGCTCTGCCATCTCAGCCTTGCCCTGCACAGGAGCTGAGAGCATTTGTTCGTGAAGCAAATTAAAACGAAACAAGATGGGCATTTAGATCACTGAAAAGCTAAATAATGTTATGATCCCCTTCAAAGTGGAGTAACCTTTGCACAAAGCCAGCAGTGTTTCCCAGACAGAGCACCCCATAGCAGGCTTGCAGTCACTGCCGCTCACCTCTCGCACGGCTCGGAACACCTTTTCTTCATGAGATTCCATCTCCGTGAAGGTCCGGATTTGTGCCAGGTTAACATTCTCACGGTAGCCCAGGGCAACGATTTCATCAAAGGCAAAAATCAGGTCGAAGCAGTGGTCGGAGATCTCGTTCTCCTCCAGAGCTCGGCAATATTCAGGGATCTAGAGaggagaaagcattttaaaggaGTATCTGTAGACAATACCACcgaaacatttttttttcctgccaacTTTGGCCTTCACAGCTGTGCTGGACCCTCCGAGGAGCAGAACACCACTGCACTGCTCTTCCCAACCTCACACTGCCAATAAACAAGATAAGGTTTTGccattgtttgtttttctgcactgaaacaCTCTTACAACTCCTCAGCTTTGCTGTGACATCAACTCAGAGGAACATAAACGGACACTGGGGCCAGCATATCTCCTCAAAATCCTTTGGCTgcacaaaggcagcagcacaaaCTCGTTGCTCAGAAACGCACGTAAAGTAGCTGCACTTCTaagtgctgctctgctgtgttatttttagaagtagTACAGGTGTGTCTTAAAGAATACAGAGAATATTTAATGCTGAATTTACAACATCAGCCCTTTGGTCTCACCAGCTCAACTGCAACCAAAAATTTTTCAGGTGTAACTCAAGAACACCATTTAAACTCCAAATGTTACTTCCAGGGTCTGGAAAATACTGTTGCCAAGCAGCATGTCAGCACCAGCTCAGCAAGAAGCTCTCACACTGGCTACACACGCAAAGCAACCGACCCTTACCACTCTGGAGAAGAGTCGGAGTGTTTCCAGGTCTTCCAGGATGTTGCTGTTCTTGGTGGTGATCAGCACCATGTAGAGCTTCTCCATCGGCTGGTAGACGTACCGCACGCTCTCCGTCTCAACAAAAGTGTGCTGCTTCCCTGTGTTCATCAGCTTCGGGAACGCCGCCAGCAGCCCCTCGATGCGGGTCCGGGTCATCTCCACGAACTGCCGGGAGACGATGGCCTTTCCCGCCTTTGTGCAGACGGCTGCCGCCAACAGCACCTACGGAGAAGGCGAGCGCTGGTCAGCTGGGCTCTCACACTGCGCAGCTTCAGAGACAGGATCGCTGCCACCGTCTCCCTTCACCTTTAGCACGCAATCAGCTAACTCTCCTTAAACACCCAATTAATTCTGTGACCAGCAAAGGGAATCAAACAGAGCAGATTcacctctgcttttctcttgctctgttttgctgTCTGGCTACCCAGAATGAAAGCTCCCAGTACTCCCACACAAACCAACCCGCTcctacacacacagagctgcaacCCCACCTCCAATGGCCTCAAAGGAGGCTCCGGGTTATTGGTTTCTctgtcagcccagccccagcacacACCTAAACACAGGGATATTGTAAAACAGGACCTTTCCTCCCAACGTAAAGCAGAGCCAGGTTAATAAACCCTTGGCAGCTGTGTTAATCACGGCCCTTGGATGGCTCTCCTGGGCACTTTGGAGATGTTATCACACCACAACACAAAGGCAGTATGGCAGTTGCCAACCTACGTCTCATCATTCTCTCAGACTCCCTAGGGTTCCTCCTCACGTTTCTCTCTCGCAGATCAGGTCCTTAATTAACTTTGTCAGGATGAGGCAGCTTCTGCAGTTAAGATGTTTTACATCCCCAGTCACTGTTATCGCCGGCTATCTGACAGTGACGGAAGAACAAGCAATTGCCCCATGGGATGATTTCAATTGCCGGGCTCTTCCTAGGCTGCCAGGGGCTTTGCAAATTCACCACTCGGTGACAGCATACCCAGAGCGCTGACAGGTCAGAACTACACTGCCTCTAGGTAAGCACTCTCTGACAGAGCACAGACCACGGTGCAAGGAAACCACTCAGCGCCAAGGAGCCCCACTGCACCCGGATCAGCTCTTTACGTGAGCAGACTGCTGGCGTGGAATATCGCTGTGGATCGGTGTGGAGGCACAGGCCTACCCAGAGAGAACGGAGCTCCCAGCATTACACTGCGTGCTGACCAAAGGCAGCTGCCGGCCCCGCTGCCCCTAACACCCTCCGCAGCAGCGCCCTGTCAGTGCAGCCCGGCCGCTGCTCACCCCGCCTCGACCATGGCAGGGCCGGCCCGGGTCCCCCCGGGCCTGAAGGACCTCCTCGAGCTTTGATGCCTCTCTTTCCGAAGGCCACAGCTGACACCCCAGGCACGGCCACCCCAAGAGCGGTCTGGCCGCCCCTCCTCAACTTTTCACCTCCCCCAGAGCCCTGCCTCACCCTCCCAGGCCCGGCCGTTCCCTTAAGGGCCACTGCCCACCCGGAGGCTCGGATGCTCCCCACACCTCCGGCGCCTGTCGCCCACCGTCCCCGATTGCTGGTGGCCTCTCCCGAGGGCCAGAAGCCCCACCCGAGGTCATTCATTCCCACAAAAAGGCCAGAGTCCCCTCTCGAGACCACTCACCCCCCAAGGTCCGTCACCCTCACATGGGCCACAGACCCCCCCGAGGCCTGTCACCCCTCCCGAGGCCCAGAGCGCCCCGAGGCCATTCATCCCCACAAAGGCCCGACTCCCTTCCCGAAGCCATTCACCCCCCGAGGCCTGTCACCCCCACACAGGCCACAGCCCCCCAACGCCATTCACCCGCCCGAGACCTGTCACCCCACATGGGCCAAAGCCCCCCCCGAGTCCATTCACACCCCGAGGCCTACCAGCCCCCCGAAGGCCGCAGCCCCCCGCCAGGCCGCGGTCCCGCAGCGCCGCCCTGTCCCGTGCCCCCGCGCCGCCTGGCGGCCCCCCTCCTACCCCCTGGGCTCCCCGCGGGCCCTGCCCCGCTCCGCGGTCCCCCCCCGGCGCTCACCATGctggcggcggcgcggggcccGGCGCTGGCTGCGCGTCCCTCGGGCAGCCCCACAAGATGGCGGCGCCACGTCCGCACCCGGAAGTGACGTCACGCGCGGCACGCTCGTCGGGGGCGGGGCCTCGTGGTGGGGGCGGGGGCCGTGAGGCGGTCGCCATGGCGACGGCGGCGCGGGGCCGAGCGGGGCCGAGCGGGGCCGGGATCGGGGCCGCGATCGGGCCCGGGgcgcccccccagccccgcctGCTCGAGAACCGCCCCTACGACGAGAGCCTGGAGCTCAACGAAGCCCCGAGCCCGCCCGGGACGCGCGGGTCCCGCCGCTCTGGGCCTCCCGGGGCGCGCGGCCGCCCACAGGTACGGCGGGggggccgggcggggcggggtGGCCGGGGGGATCCACGTGGGGTCCCGGTGGGATCTGGTGAGGGGTCCTGGTTGGGGTACGGTGGGGGGATCCGGTTGGGATCCAGTGGGGGGTCCCGGTGGGATCCGTTTGGGATCCGGTGTGGGGTGCTGCTGAGGTCCAGGTGGGATCTGGCAGGAGGTCCCAGTTGGGATCCGTTTGGGGTCCAGCAGGAGGACCTGGTAGGATCCAGTTGGGATCGGGTGGGGGGTCCCAGTCGAATCTAGGGAGGGTCCCAGTTGGGGTCGATTTGGGATCCAGCAGGGGGTCCCAGTGGGATCCATCTGGGATCCagttgggggggtcctggtgaGGCTCACCGAGGCCCTATCCCTACTGCCTAGGAGGAGTTGGCAGCCGCCCTCATCGAGGACGAGGATGACGAGGACGACGACTCCGAGGAAGAGGATTCCTCTGAATCAGACTCAGAGGACTCGGAGGATCACGAGGCCACGCTGGACGAGTGAGTGGCTGGTGGAGCTGGGATCTGGTGCCGGGCGAGTTGCCATATGGCCGCCTTTAGTGTGCACAGTGCCCTGTGGGTGAGCATGGCCGCAGTGATCGGGGCAGGCAGCGCCTTCATCCTCACTCCTGGGTGGCCCGGGAGGAAGAGGTTCGTCTGTGGGGCGAAGcgcagctcccagggcagctcCTCCGCCCATCCCTGTGTCCTGCTTTGCCGCACTGGCCAGCACTTGGTGCTGGAAAAGGAACATCTCAAACACATAACCCTGCTCCTTTCCCACtgttttcagctcaaaacccaTTGCTGAACCCCCAGTTCTTGTCGTCTGTGCTGGTCGCTCACCAACCCTGTTGTTCCCTACTCAAGATCTTCATGATCCCCATCCACTGCCCTTCACTCACGTGTGTTTTTTCGCTGAATGTCACAGCAAAACATGGCCCAGCAGTGCTTTTTGTGTGCAAGAGGACTTTTCCTGACAGGCCCGATTGCCTCGTGTGTCAGCTCCCTTCACGATTCTTTCGCACCGCAGGAtctcagctcctgcctgcacagAACCAACCACAAGTAAATCTCTGCAcatgtttctcttcctttccctagGGATCTCGCGGATTTCGACTACCTGCCCGTGTCTTCTGAAATCAAGGAGCTCTTTGAATACACCAGGAGGTGAGCTGGGAAGGTCTTATCCCGATTCTGGCTCTCCATCATGCCAGTTGCGGGAACTTCACAGCCACCCCCGCTGCGGTGTTTTTCCAGGTACACTCCCAAACCAATAGAGATGCAGCACAAGCTGCAGCCTTTCATCCCGGACTTTATTCCTGCGGTTGGAGACATCGACGCTTTCCTAAAGGTACAGTTGCTTCGGCCTGGCCGTGCCTCCTGCTGAACTGGAATGTGGCATCGGTGCCAGAGGGGCACTCGGGCCAGGCCAACCCCACTGCAGGAACAACATTCCAGAGGCCTGGAACCATTTGCTGTGGTTCAGTCCCCTCCAATAGCACGGATGGGGCAAGGGCTGCGTTCTGCCTTGTCCAGCACTGTGTGTATTTCAGACAGCACTGTGCCGGCGGCTCCTATTGGAGAGAGCGCGCCTACCAGTTCTCTTGGGGCTGAGTTTAAACCACAGAAAGGCTCCACGAAACAGCCCTGACTTCCCCTGCCTTGAGGTCCCATAGGACACGGGgtctctgcctctctgcaggTTCCCCGTCCCGATGGCAAGCCGGACAACCTTGGCCTGCTGGTCCTGGATGAGCCGTCAACCAAGCAGTCAGATCCTACCGTACTTTCCCTCTGGCTGACAGAGAACTCCAAGCAGCACAATGTCACAGTGAGTCCCCAAGAGGGAGGAGGCGCTGACTGGGGCAAAACCACGGCATTTCACTCTCAGTTTTGTCCCTGTGTGACACCAGTGTCGCAGCACAGCTGATAACCTggctttaaaagcagaaaaccttCCCTTTGTCTTTAACATAACCTGCAACAGATCCAAGGCTTGCCTCAGGCAGGCCTAGTACAGACTTCGGATCCGTTCCCGTTTGGTTGTCACTGCCTGTTTTTTCCGAGCCCTCTGTTTCCCAGCTGCTCTTTGTCGGCAGGGATCAGTGGGTACTGGGACAAGCGGGAGAGGGGAACATTGGGGTTGTCAGGAGCCAGCACAGTGTTTGCAGAAAAGCCCCAGAACCCCATGGAGCGCTGACAggtttctcttttcatttccagCAGCAGATAAAGGTAAGGAGTGTGGAGAACGCCGAGAAGAACCCCAAAGCTATCGAGAGCTGGATTGAAAGCATCAGTGAGCTGCACCGCTGCAAGCCCCCCGCCACAGTCCATTACTCCAGGTGAGCCATTCCCAGCCTCCCACAGCCGCATGCAGCACAGGCTCTGCCTGGAGGGAGGCCGGTAGCAcagcctgggagcagggagTGAAACCAGAGAAGCATCTCTGAGAGGGAGAGACCACGCTGCTCTTCAGGGTGGTCGCTGGACACTGCTTCATTCTCTAGGAACTATGGTACTTGGATGAGTTTAACAGCTGGCACACAGAGGCTGAGACTGCGAGCTCGGGCTTGTTCCGTTGAATAAAAGTGCCCGCAGCACAGCTCGCTGCCGTCCGGTTAGGACGGAGGCTCTCCCTCACTGGCAGCAGGAAGCCATTTCAGGTGCCTGCGGTCCTGAAGATCATCTTTTCCCTGGCAGGCCGATGCCCGACATTGAGACCCTCATGCAGGAATGGTCCCCGGAATTTGAGGAGCTCTTGGGAAAGGTATATTGTCCGGGCAACCAGTATTAGCTCAGCGCATGGTGTTAGAAACCACGGAAGCCGGGTTCCTGGTCTTTTCTAAGCCCTTTGCCTGCAACCTAGCCTGTTCCTGTTTTATTCCTGCTTATTGTTCCCGCCTGGCCAGAGGATGGGGAATAGCCCAGCGCCTGAAATCCAGGCAGCTGCCCAGCGGGGACACTGGCGCTCTCGGGCCCTGGCTgtgtgggagcagagctgagagcCCGCTCTGTTCCAGGTGGGCCTCCCGACTGCGGAGCTGGACTGCGCACTGGCTGACTACGTTGACATGATCTGTGGTAAGGGGGGAAGCAAGAGTGCTGCTGGCCTGGTGCTGGTGTAAACCAACAGCCCTGCAGGTGCAGGTTCGGCTCTGAGTGGCTGGGATCACCTCCACTACCTTCAGAGGAAGCCAGCTCCTGTGCCGCAGGCACCTGCAGCCTCTGAGGAGCTGCGGGTGGAGCAGTGGTGGGCAGAGGGATGCTCGGGGCAGCGCGGACACTCAGGGCAGCGGGGACACTCGGAGCAGCCCCGACACTCTCTCACTGCATCTGCTCTTGCTTGTAGCCATTCTGGACATCCCGGTGTACAAGAGTCGGATCCAGCCTCTGCACGTCCTCTTCTCCCTGTACTCAGAGTTCAAGAACTCGCAGGTAGGCAGCTCCAAACAGGAACCGCTTGCCCAGCTGGGAGCACTACCGCGTCTCTctccttgcacttggctttgctGTGGGTGTTTGCAAAGGGCTGGTAGCCTGCCAGAAAGCTCTTTGGAGAACGCTTCCAAGCTTCTTTTTCCCTCGTACCTCAGCATTGCACGAGGATCTCTGATGAGCCGCGGGGATGGCGTGCCGTGCTGTCATAGTCTGGCATAAGCACTGAAGGCTCTTCCCACCAAAGCCAGGGCGATGCTGAGCATGCAGCTCACAGAGCGGAAGCAGCTCACATTTTCAGGGGGCTCTGATTAATGAGAGTCAAACCTTTGCACTGATGTGTTCCATCCCTGCAGCATTTCAAGCCCTTGGCTGAGGGGAAGAAGAGTGGGAGCCTGGCATCCAACCCTCCATCACGAGTGGCAGAGGTGTTCAGCGTTACTTGAAGCTTTGCGTTGAACCCTTATCTCCTGGATCAATTCTTGCCACTGGACATCCAGACCAACTGGGTCAGCCTGGGAAGCCACCTGCAGCATTCCAGGAGCCTTCCTGGAT
The Cuculus canorus isolate bCucCan1 chromosome 23, bCucCan1.pri, whole genome shotgun sequence DNA segment above includes these coding regions:
- the ARCN1 gene encoding coatomer subunit delta encodes the protein MVLLAAAVCTKAGKAIVSRQFVEMTRTRIEGLLAAFPKLMNTGKQHTFVETESVRYVYQPMEKLYMVLITTKNSNILEDLETLRLFSRVIPEYCRALEENEISDHCFDLIFAFDEIVALGYRENVNLAQIRTFTEMESHEEKVFRAVRETQEREAKAEMRRKAKELQQARRDAERQGKKAPGFGGFGSSAVSGGITAAMITETIIETEKPKVAPAPARPSGPSKALKLGAKGKEVDNFVDKLKSEGENIMTSVGKRSTEAAKVLAPPVNVESVHMKIEEKISLTCGRDGGLQNMELHGMIMLHISDEKFARIRLHLENEDKRGVQLQTHPNVDKKLFTAESQIGLKNPEKSFPINSDVGVLKWRLQTTEESFIPLTINCWPSESGNSCDVNIEYELQEESLELNDVVITIPLPSGVGAPVIGEIDGEYRHDSRRNLLEWCLPMIDAKNKSGSLEFSIAGQPNDFFPVQVSFVSKKNYCNIQVTKVTQVDGNSPVRFSTETTFLVDKYEIL
- the IFT46 gene encoding intraflagellar transport protein 46 homolog isoform X2, whose protein sequence is MATAARGRAGPSGAGIGAAIGPGAPPQPRLLENRPYDESLELNEAPSPPGTRGSRRSGPPGARGRPQEELAAALIEDEDDEDDDSEEEDSSESDSEDSEDHEATLDEDLADFDYLPVSSEIKELFEYTRRYTPKPIEMQHKLQPFIPDFIPAVGDIDAFLKVPRPDGKPDNLGLLVLDEPSTKQSDPTVLSLWLTENSKQHNVTQIKVRSVENAEKNPKAIESWIESISELHRCKPPATVHYSRPMPDIETLMQEWSPEFEELLGKVGLPTAELDCALADYVDMICAILDIPVYKSRIQPLHVLFSLYSEFKNSQHFKPLAEGKKSGSLASNPPSRVAEVFSVT
- the IFT46 gene encoding intraflagellar transport protein 46 homolog isoform X1; amino-acid sequence: MATAARGRAGPSGAGIGAAIGPGAPPQPRLLENRPYDESLELNEAPSPPGTRGSRRSGPPGARGRPQEELAAALIEDEDDEDDDSEEEDSSESDSEDSEDHEATLDEDLADFDYLPVSSEIKELFEYTRRYTPKPIEMQHKLQPFIPDFIPAVGDIDAFLKVPRPDGKPDNLGLLVLDEPSTKQSDPTVLSLWLTENSKQHNVTQQIKVRSVENAEKNPKAIESWIESISELHRCKPPATVHYSRPMPDIETLMQEWSPEFEELLGKVGLPTAELDCALADYVDMICAILDIPVYKSRIQPLHVLFSLYSEFKNSQHFKPLAEGKKSGSLASNPPSRVAEVFSVT